In Nostoc sp. CENA543, a single genomic region encodes these proteins:
- a CDS encoding SDR family oxidoreductase produces the protein MDLRLSGKVVLVTAASKGLGKATAWQFAREGAKVVICARSELINQAAQEIASETHAEVLGLRADVTQQADIERVINATVEKFGGLDILVTNAGGPPAGTFADTDLGMWEAAVNLMLLSAVRLIKCALPYLKQSANPAILTITSNSTKQPVQNLVLSNSIRLGVIGLTKTLSQELGSDRIRVNSILPGWTYTQRVDELINARMAKTGQTKAAEIAQINANIPLGRMGTPEEFANVAVFLCSPAASFVNGVMLQVDGGLHSGTF, from the coding sequence ATGGATTTGCGACTTAGTGGCAAAGTAGTATTAGTAACGGCAGCTAGTAAAGGTTTAGGTAAAGCTACGGCGTGGCAATTTGCGCGTGAGGGGGCGAAAGTTGTCATTTGTGCGCGTAGTGAATTAATTAATCAGGCTGCACAAGAAATAGCCAGCGAAACTCATGCAGAGGTGTTAGGTTTACGTGCAGATGTGACGCAACAAGCAGATATTGAACGAGTCATTAATGCTACCGTGGAAAAATTTGGTGGCTTAGATATCCTGGTGACTAATGCTGGTGGCCCGCCTGCGGGGACTTTTGCTGATACTGATTTAGGGATGTGGGAAGCAGCAGTAAATTTAATGTTGCTCAGTGCAGTGCGCCTGATTAAATGTGCTTTACCTTACCTTAAACAATCTGCAAATCCTGCTATTTTAACTATTACTTCTAACTCCACTAAACAACCAGTACAAAATCTCGTGTTGTCGAACTCTATTAGGCTGGGGGTAATTGGATTAACTAAAACTTTGTCTCAAGAATTAGGTAGCGATCGCATCCGTGTTAACAGCATTTTACCAGGATGGACATACACACAAAGAGTAGATGAATTAATTAACGCTCGCATGGCTAAAACTGGTCAAACCAAAGCCGCAGAAATCGCGCAAATCAACGCCAACATACCATTAGGACGTATGGGTACACCAGAAGAATTTGCCAATGTTGCGGTTTTTCTCTGCTCACCTGCTGCTTCCTTTGTGAATGGAGTCATGTTACAAGTTGATGGCGGACTGCATAGCGGCACATTTTAA
- the budA gene encoding acetolactate decarboxylase, which translates to MKLKPYIWIAGLTITTVGVVLPGNSQQITPANTLFQTSTISALAAGVYDGDTNFQELKKHGDFGLGTVNALDGEMIGLDGKFYQIKSNGVASLISNQMKSPFAVVTFFKPQTTIRLPGQMTYQQMQQSLDQKITTKNYPYALRIQGNFPYLKVRSVPKQKPPYPPLVNAVKAQTIFEFKNVNGTLVGFRLPAYMAGVNVTGYHFHFITKDKKTGGHLLDGQLQNLQVEMSRMSNVAINLPKNTGFAQGDLGDGRAVEINQVER; encoded by the coding sequence ATGAAACTCAAGCCTTATATCTGGATAGCTGGTTTAACTATCACTACTGTCGGTGTTGTTTTACCTGGAAACTCACAGCAAATAACCCCCGCCAATACTTTATTTCAAACATCTACAATTAGTGCTTTAGCCGCAGGTGTTTATGACGGAGATACTAATTTTCAAGAATTAAAAAAACATGGTGATTTTGGCTTGGGAACAGTCAACGCTTTAGATGGAGAGATGATTGGCCTAGATGGTAAATTTTATCAAATTAAATCTAATGGTGTTGCTTCTCTCATCTCAAATCAGATGAAAAGTCCTTTTGCCGTGGTAACTTTTTTTAAACCCCAAACTACAATTCGGCTACCAGGACAAATGACTTATCAGCAAATGCAGCAATCTCTAGACCAAAAAATAACTACAAAAAATTATCCCTATGCGCTGCGAATACAAGGTAATTTTCCTTATCTCAAAGTGCGGAGTGTCCCCAAACAAAAACCGCCTTATCCACCTTTAGTCAATGCCGTCAAAGCCCAAACTATTTTTGAATTTAAAAACGTTAATGGAACTTTAGTTGGCTTCCGTCTCCCTGCTTATATGGCAGGAGTAAATGTGACTGGATATCACTTTCATTTTATAACTAAAGATAAAAAAACTGGTGGGCATTTATTAGATGGGCAGTTGCAAAATCTGCAAGTAGAAATGAGTAGAATGTCTAATGTTGCCATCAATTTACCTAAAAATACTGGATTTGCCCAAGGTGATTTAGGAGATGGTAGAGCAGTTGAAATCAATCAAGTTGAACGTTAA
- a CDS encoding TIGR03985 family CRISPR-associated protein gives MSEQIFTDVPQVELLQWLARGSLKQNLPRALRLWVWLRSLYGDSQDRILLDDGFSLAQWRDTFFTLTHPKGETVPPLHNRSCPCAKTTAEWLFNQKTGLERSQWLASVQAHTPVPDLEKLLEQRLFGVTRRSLQADLDILAELGWLEKHQQKYYRVKYFPARPMTTKLHAHELNFLNQEDLVAIAQNLSQEICGVRRFFFKLDFVVTATDEIENWQHELQRLWAKTPVPPIQITYNSARLKNIFLCTVYPVCIYYVQRAVYLCAFGESPDLKTEWYNFRLDRIEDINPIEWTHRDIPKNLIQRYHQRNLPTPDEIEMQMSLAWGFDFYLQSRLMLLRFDRDYHDRYIRRTFRHDTFKAIAYAQAKNLIKKYTPNPEQQEQLLKVLAHRSPDDAYYRVQYRHGDHNVIMRLRAWRPRVEVFLPWDMRQSIARDVAREFQLYNL, from the coding sequence GTGTCTGAACAAATTTTTACTGATGTCCCACAAGTTGAATTATTACAATGGCTAGCGCGGGGTTCGCTTAAGCAAAATTTACCGCGTGCATTGCGTTTGTGGGTGTGGTTGCGCTCTCTGTACGGTGATTCTCAAGACCGTATTCTTTTAGATGATGGTTTTTCTTTGGCTCAGTGGCGTGATACTTTTTTTACTCTTACCCATCCAAAAGGGGAAACTGTGCCGCCACTGCATAACCGTAGCTGTCCCTGTGCTAAAACTACGGCGGAATGGTTGTTTAACCAGAAAACAGGACTGGAGCGATCGCAGTGGTTAGCATCCGTGCAAGCACATACACCAGTTCCTGATTTAGAGAAACTTTTAGAACAACGCTTGTTTGGGGTGACGCGTCGCAGTTTGCAAGCTGATTTAGATATCCTGGCTGAATTGGGGTGGTTGGAAAAGCACCAACAAAAATATTACCGCGTCAAGTATTTCCCGGCGCGCCCGATGACTACCAAATTACACGCCCATGAATTAAATTTTCTCAATCAAGAGGACTTAGTGGCGATCGCACAAAATCTTTCGCAAGAAATCTGTGGTGTACGGCGGTTTTTCTTTAAGTTAGATTTTGTAGTCACAGCAACAGATGAGATAGAAAATTGGCAACATGAGTTACAAAGACTCTGGGCAAAAACACCAGTACCGCCTATTCAAATAACTTACAACAGTGCGAGGTTAAAAAACATTTTTCTTTGTACAGTTTATCCAGTGTGTATTTATTATGTTCAGCGTGCCGTTTATCTGTGCGCTTTTGGGGAAAGTCCTGATTTAAAGACGGAGTGGTATAACTTCCGCCTCGATAGAATTGAAGATATCAACCCCATTGAATGGACACATCGCGACATCCCTAAAAATCTCATCCAACGCTACCACCAGCGCAATTTACCCACCCCAGATGAAATTGAAATGCAAATGTCTTTAGCTTGGGGGTTTGATTTTTATTTACAGTCTCGCTTGATGTTGCTACGCTTTGACCGAGATTATCACGATCGCTATATTCGCCGCACCTTTCGCCATGATACATTTAAAGCGATCGCCTATGCCCAAGCTAAAAATCTCATCAAAAAATATACACCCAATCCAGAACAACAAGAGCAATTATTAAAAGTTCTGGCTCATCGTTCCCCTGATGATGCTTACTACCGTGTGCAGTATCGACATGGTGATCACAATGTTATTATGCGGTTGCGGGCATGGCGACCAAGAGTAGAAGTTTTTCTCCCTTGGGATATGCGACAAAGTATTGCTAGAGATGTGGCTAGAGAATTTCAACTTTACAATTTGTAA
- the ligA gene encoding NAD-dependent DNA ligase LigA yields the protein MSQIQSEVSRAQELRQLLQKASYAYYVLDAPIMEDAVYDQLYRELQQLEIQYPELITADSPTQRVGERPATHFTSVRHNVPLYSLENAFNIDELQAWNQRWHRQVSPTEPPEYVAELKIDGSALALTYHNGVLVRGATRGDGEMGEDITQNVRTIRSIPLRLNFDGLEVIEKIEVRGEAFLPLEVFQQINEQRQKAGEQLFANPRNAAAGTLRQLDSRIVARRRLDFFAYTLHIPGRDDASIANTQWEALELLQKLGFRVNPNHKLCQSLADVADYYKYWDTERLNLPYMTDGVVVKLNSYKLQEQLGFTQKFPRWAVALKYPAEEAPTRVENIAVNVGRTGALTPLAEMRPVELAGTTVSRATLHNSDRIAQLDIRIGDTVIVRKAGEIIPEVVRVLKELRPPDTQPFIMPTHCPVCGQSVVRETGEAVTRCVNASCAAILKGSIEHWVSRDALDIKGVGEKLVHQLVDKVIVHSVADLYDLTTEQLLVLERMGQKSAEKLIGAIAQSKNQPWSRVLYGLGIRHVGSVNAQLLTEKYRTVEQLASAKQSDIEGIYGIGAEIAQSVYQWFRIDANQNLITRLQTAGLQFANIEETPIINNANLKLAGKTFVVTGTLPTLKRDEAKALIQKSGGKVTDSVSKKTDYLVVGEDAGSKLEKAQALGIAQLTEAQLLEILEN from the coding sequence ATGAGTCAAATTCAATCAGAAGTCAGTCGCGCTCAAGAACTGCGCCAATTATTGCAAAAAGCTAGTTACGCTTATTATGTCTTAGATGCGCCTATTATGGAGGATGCCGTCTATGACCAGTTATACCGAGAACTGCAACAGTTAGAAATTCAATACCCAGAACTCATTACAGCAGATAGTCCGACTCAGCGCGTCGGGGAACGACCTGCTACACATTTTACCTCTGTACGCCACAATGTGCCGTTGTACAGTCTAGAGAATGCTTTTAATATTGACGAATTGCAAGCATGGAATCAACGTTGGCATAGACAAGTATCGCCTACAGAGCCGCCTGAATATGTAGCTGAATTAAAAATTGATGGTTCAGCTCTGGCTTTAACTTACCACAATGGCGTTTTAGTTAGGGGTGCAACTAGGGGTGATGGAGAAATGGGAGAAGATATCACCCAAAATGTGCGGACAATTCGTTCCATTCCCTTACGGTTAAATTTTGATGGCTTAGAAGTAATCGAGAAAATCGAAGTGCGGGGGGAAGCGTTTTTACCTTTAGAAGTGTTCCAACAAATTAACGAACAACGCCAAAAAGCAGGAGAACAGTTATTTGCCAATCCCCGTAATGCGGCGGCTGGTACACTGAGACAATTAGACTCTCGCATTGTGGCACGGAGAAGATTAGATTTTTTTGCTTATACACTGCACATTCCGGGGAGAGATGACGCAAGTATTGCAAACACCCAATGGGAAGCGTTGGAATTGCTGCAAAAATTGGGTTTTCGGGTAAATCCCAATCACAAACTTTGCCAATCTCTCGCTGACGTTGCAGATTACTATAAATATTGGGATACAGAAAGATTAAATCTCCCCTACATGACCGATGGGGTGGTAGTCAAGTTAAATTCCTATAAGTTGCAAGAACAGTTAGGATTTACCCAAAAGTTTCCCCGATGGGCGGTAGCCTTAAAGTACCCCGCCGAAGAAGCACCCACCCGTGTAGAAAATATTGCTGTGAATGTAGGACGCACAGGCGCGTTAACACCATTAGCAGAAATGCGTCCCGTGGAATTAGCAGGAACTACCGTATCTCGTGCTACCTTACATAATAGCGATCGCATTGCCCAATTAGATATCCGCATCGGTGATACTGTGATTGTTCGCAAAGCCGGGGAAATCATCCCCGAAGTGGTGCGGGTACTCAAAGAACTACGTCCCCCAGATACTCAACCCTTTATTATGCCTACCCATTGTCCCGTTTGCGGACAGTCTGTGGTGAGGGAAACAGGGGAAGCTGTAACGCGCTGTGTGAATGCTTCCTGTGCGGCTATTCTCAAAGGTTCAATTGAACATTGGGTAAGTCGCGATGCTTTAGATATTAAAGGTGTGGGAGAAAAATTAGTCCATCAACTCGTAGATAAAGTAATAGTACATTCCGTTGCTGATTTATATGATTTGACAACAGAACAATTATTAGTATTGGAAAGAATGGGACAAAAATCAGCCGAAAAATTAATTGGGGCGATCGCACAGTCAAAAAATCAGCCGTGGTCAAGGGTATTATATGGTTTAGGTATTCGTCACGTCGGCAGCGTCAATGCTCAATTACTCACAGAAAAATACCGCACAGTAGAACAGTTAGCCTCAGCCAAACAATCAGATATTGAGGGTATCTATGGTATAGGTGCAGAAATCGCCCAGTCTGTTTATCAATGGTTTCGTATTGATGCCAATCAAAATTTAATTACTCGGTTGCAAACAGCCGGGTTACAATTTGCTAACATCGAAGAAACACCAATTATTAACAATGCTAACCTCAAGCTAGCGGGTAAGACTTTTGTCGTGACAGGAACTTTGCCCACGTTAAAGCGCGATGAAGCAAAAGCTTTAATTCAAAAATCTGGTGGTAAAGTGACAGATTCAGTGAGCAAAAAAACTGACTATTTAGTTGTGGGTGAGGACGCAGGTTCTAAATTAGAAAAAGCCCAAGCCTTGGGAATTGCACAATTAACTGAGGCGCAGCTATTAGAGATTTTAGAAAATTAA
- a CDS encoding general stress protein, with protein sequence MSDTSKRGFASMDEDKQREIASKGGHAAHEKGTAHEFTPEEAREAGRKGGEAVSQDREHMAEIGREGGKHSHGGGRKKKDEEETEDSEASEDSGEETKTRGGTREQHAEAGKQSHKNTKKNK encoded by the coding sequence ATGTCAGACACAAGCAAACGCGGTTTTGCTTCAATGGATGAAGATAAACAGCGCGAAATTGCTAGCAAAGGCGGACACGCTGCTCACGAAAAGGGAACTGCTCACGAATTTACCCCTGAAGAAGCGCGGGAAGCTGGACGCAAAGGCGGCGAAGCTGTCAGCCAAGACAGAGAACACATGGCTGAAATCGGTCGTGAAGGTGGTAAACACTCTCACGGTGGCGGACGCAAGAAAAAAGATGAGGAAGAAACCGAAGATAGTGAAGCTAGTGAAGATAGTGGAGAGGAAACCAAAACCCGTGGCGGAACAAGAGAACAACACGCCGAAGCGGGAAAACAAAGCCACAAGAACACAAAAAAGAATAAGTAA
- a CDS encoding CRISPR-associated protein Csx3, producing the protein MSTYYLKLQGDVLKVGFGSTLATGDRIVRDVAAKLDEMIATGELSGGELIKINGRVSVLVSQVLADKLGKLYQAIALLDPKIGAPGIDRYVITISRHPQYQVGDILDVVRDSQAQTNLKVVLCGFANTGKTCFREGLKQALLQIPDAPESYFISGCPDGDGSWYSETARRDPDLAAELKAEYKAGFSPEFAKLKAQEVRGVNTPIFVFDIGGRISDANRLIMKEATHAVILVKDESEIEPWVKFCDELSLEVIAIVFSDYFGNNDVIKSELPILRGTVHRLQRGEDVSQRPIIQALARLLVGLSSDSL; encoded by the coding sequence ATGAGTACCTACTATCTCAAGTTACAGGGTGATGTCCTCAAGGTAGGATTTGGTAGTACGCTGGCTACAGGCGATCGCATTGTCCGTGATGTAGCGGCAAAGTTAGATGAGATGATAGCTACAGGAGAATTATCCGGTGGTGAACTCATCAAAATCAATGGACGAGTTTCAGTATTGGTTAGTCAGGTATTAGCAGATAAGTTAGGGAAATTGTATCAGGCGATCGCTCTATTAGATCCCAAAATCGGCGCACCAGGAATAGATAGATATGTCATCACCATTAGCAGACATCCCCAATATCAAGTCGGAGATATTTTGGATGTGGTGCGAGACTCGCAGGCGCAAACTAACCTCAAAGTTGTGTTGTGTGGTTTTGCCAATACCGGAAAGACTTGCTTTCGGGAGGGATTAAAACAAGCACTATTGCAGATTCCCGACGCACCAGAATCATACTTTATTTCCGGCTGTCCCGATGGCGATGGTTCATGGTACAGCGAAACCGCCAGACGTGATCCTGATTTAGCCGCCGAGTTGAAAGCAGAATACAAAGCGGGATTTAGTCCAGAGTTCGCCAAACTGAAGGCGCAGGAAGTTCGAGGTGTGAATACTCCCATATTCGTCTTTGATATTGGGGGAAGAATCTCCGACGCGAACCGCTTGATTATGAAAGAGGCTACCCATGCGGTGATTTTAGTCAAAGATGAGTCTGAGATTGAGCCTTGGGTAAAGTTTTGTGATGAGTTGAGCTTGGAAGTTATTGCGATCGTTTTTAGCGATTATTTTGGGAATAATGACGTTATTAAGTCGGAATTACCGATTTTACGCGGTACAGTTCATAGATTACAACGAGGTGAGGATGTATCGCAGCGTCCAATTATCCAGGCTTTGGCGCGGTTGTTGGTGGGGTTGAGTAGTGATTCACTTTGA
- a CDS encoding CheR family methyltransferase, giving the protein MTSQRSNKKSQSHASNEQENQHNELFPVVGVGASAGGLEAFIELLSNLPTDTGMAFVLIQHLSPSQKSLLPEILSRKTQLPVVQAQDEMAVEPNHVYIIPPNATMTISQGILKLSPRQKTRGHLITVDKFFFSLAEDRGSKAVGVVLSGGDADGARGLEVIKGVGGITFAQCEESAKVSSMPNTAVASGHVDFILTPQQIAAELAKISSHPYVNHRTSIKPVDSISETGEALTTIFSLLRTATGVDFNHYKLTTLKRRILRRMILYKLERLEDYVRYLQDNPVEVTALYQDVLITVTSFFRDPEAFEVLKTKVFPTIAKDRKPDSPIRIWVAGCSTGEEAYSVAICLLEFLSNQVINTTIQIFATDINDVAIEKARAGIYKPSQIADVSPERLQRFFVQVEGGYQISKPVRELCVFARQNLISDPPFSRLDLITCRNVLIYLGSPVQKKLLPVFHYGLQSSGFLMLGTSETVGEFTDLFTLVDRKYKIYSRKLAPARLGIDLVTSNYPLEIANSRPPLNLDVPDDLEMQKEADRIVLNQYSPVGVIINDELEILQFRGQTSPYLQPPPGRPSFNLLRMAKEELRIELRTAIHQAKKRGIPINKEGIQLKENEQIKQIRLDVVPFKISGGTERYFLVMFADMTLTVPVSLEVSNSNIARRRKKNNEEEEIQQLKQELANTKEYLQSIIEEQQATNQDLRDANEEILSSNEELQSTNEELETAKEEIQATNEELNTINDELQRRNLESTQVTNDLQNLLSSINIPILMLGGDLRIRRFTPVAESIFNLIPSDIGRPISDINHNLNIPDLERQILEVIRNLSFKTQEVQDNEGHWYDLRIRPYRTIDNKIDGAVVVLVEIDALKRSTEQLIASRDYAQAIVDTMRESLVVLSVNLRVLSANQFFYETFQVAPEDTEQRLVYEIGNGQWNIPLLRSLLEDILPQQTQFYGLEVEHDFEQIGHKIMRLNARKMSIEDNREMILLVIEDITQQKQLEAERTQLLAQEQSARNSAEAANRAKDEFLSVLSHELRNPLNSLLGWSQLLQRDGLDKEMITQGLQAIERSAQAQAHLITDLLDISRISSGRLRLDAQPVELIPVIESAIAVVSLSAEVKNITIATRLDSTPKTVVGDATRLQQIIWNLLSNAIKFTPKGGEIDISLNYTELHAQIQVSDNGKGISADFLPYVFERFRQADGSRTRSNPGLGLGLSIVRHLVELHGGTIEVASPGEGQGTTFTVTLPLQTSQPENIEAIAPAATASTNEPEYPIDNIPSLEGVRVLVVDDEPDIRLLFKIVLEDHGAEVTQAASVQEALSKLAENPGGYDVLLSDIGLPQEDGYALIRQIRQLSPEAGGQIPAAALTAYAGYAEHQKAVTAGFQTHLAKPVEPPQLLSVVATLAGRMN; this is encoded by the coding sequence ATGACTTCCCAACGCTCTAATAAAAAATCTCAATCTCATGCTTCTAATGAGCAAGAAAACCAGCACAACGAACTGTTCCCAGTTGTTGGGGTGGGAGCTTCTGCTGGTGGATTAGAAGCATTTATAGAATTACTTAGTAATTTGCCTACTGACACGGGTATGGCCTTTGTATTAATTCAACATTTAAGTCCCAGTCAAAAAAGTTTGTTACCTGAGATTCTCTCGCGTAAAACTCAATTACCCGTGGTGCAAGCACAGGATGAGATGGCTGTAGAACCTAACCATGTGTATATCATCCCACCTAATGCGACGATGACTATCTCCCAAGGGATACTGAAACTAAGTCCGCGTCAGAAAACTCGTGGACATTTGATCACAGTTGATAAATTCTTTTTTTCCTTAGCGGAAGATAGAGGTAGCAAAGCTGTTGGCGTGGTGTTATCAGGCGGTGATGCTGATGGCGCAAGGGGATTAGAAGTTATTAAAGGAGTTGGTGGGATTACTTTTGCCCAGTGTGAAGAATCGGCTAAAGTTAGTAGTATGCCAAATACTGCGGTGGCTTCTGGTCACGTAGACTTTATTTTAACACCACAACAAATTGCCGCAGAACTGGCAAAAATTAGCTCTCATCCCTATGTCAATCATCGCACCTCAATTAAACCAGTGGATAGCATATCAGAAACCGGAGAAGCTCTGACTACTATTTTTAGTCTACTAAGAACTGCTACGGGAGTTGACTTTAATCACTACAAACTAACAACTTTAAAGCGGCGCATCCTGCGGCGGATGATTTTGTATAAATTAGAAAGGCTAGAAGATTACGTTCGTTATCTGCAAGATAACCCTGTAGAAGTTACTGCTTTATATCAGGATGTTTTAATTACCGTTACTAGCTTTTTTCGTGATCCTGAAGCCTTTGAGGTTTTAAAGACGAAAGTATTTCCAACTATTGCCAAAGATAGAAAACCCGATTCACCCATTCGCATTTGGGTAGCGGGATGTTCCACTGGTGAAGAAGCCTACTCTGTAGCCATTTGTTTACTAGAGTTTTTAAGCAATCAGGTAATTAATACCACCATCCAAATTTTTGCTACTGATATCAATGATGTAGCAATTGAGAAAGCTAGAGCCGGGATTTATAAACCTTCTCAAATAGCAGATGTTTCACCAGAACGGTTACAGCGTTTCTTTGTTCAGGTGGAAGGCGGTTATCAAATTAGTAAGCCAGTGCGGGAATTGTGCGTCTTTGCTAGACAAAACCTGATTAGTGATCCGCCATTTTCGCGACTGGATTTAATTACTTGCCGAAACGTGCTAATTTATCTAGGAAGTCCAGTACAAAAAAAACTACTACCAGTCTTCCATTATGGACTCCAGTCTAGTGGCTTTTTGATGTTAGGTACTTCTGAAACAGTTGGTGAATTTACTGACTTGTTTACTTTAGTCGATAGGAAGTATAAAATTTATTCCCGTAAGCTAGCACCAGCAAGACTGGGAATTGATTTAGTTACAAGCAACTATCCTCTTGAAATTGCCAACTCCCGTCCACCATTGAACTTAGATGTGCCAGATGATTTAGAAATGCAAAAAGAAGCTGACAGGATTGTGTTAAATCAATACTCTCCAGTTGGTGTAATTATTAATGACGAACTAGAAATTTTACAATTTCGTGGACAAACTAGTCCCTATCTGCAACCGCCTCCAGGTAGACCAAGTTTTAATTTGCTGCGGATGGCAAAAGAAGAATTACGTATAGAATTACGCACTGCTATCCACCAAGCTAAAAAGCGGGGAATCCCTATCAACAAAGAAGGAATACAACTAAAAGAAAATGAGCAAATTAAGCAGATACGCCTTGATGTAGTGCCATTTAAAATTTCTGGTGGTACAGAACGTTACTTTCTCGTTATGTTTGCAGACATGACTTTAACAGTTCCGGTGTCGTTAGAAGTAAGTAATAGCAATATTGCTCGCCGACGCAAAAAAAATAATGAAGAGGAAGAAATTCAGCAACTCAAGCAGGAGTTAGCCAATACTAAAGAATATCTGCAATCGATTATTGAAGAACAGCAAGCCACAAATCAAGACTTGAGAGATGCTAATGAAGAAATTCTTTCTAGTAATGAAGAGTTACAAAGTACAAATGAGGAATTAGAAACAGCTAAAGAAGAAATTCAAGCGACTAACGAAGAACTCAACACAATTAACGACGAATTACAACGACGTAATCTAGAATCTACTCAAGTTACTAACGATTTACAAAACCTCCTGAGTAGTATTAATATTCCGATTTTAATGTTGGGTGGTGATCTGCGGATTCGTCGTTTTACTCCCGTAGCTGAGAGCATTTTTAATCTGATTCCCAGCGACATTGGCAGACCCATCAGTGATATTAACCACAATCTCAATATTCCTGACTTAGAACGACAAATTCTAGAGGTAATCCGTAATCTCAGCTTTAAAACTCAAGAAGTTCAAGACAACGAAGGTCATTGGTATGACCTACGAATTCGACCTTATCGGACAATAGACAATAAAATTGACGGTGCTGTAGTCGTGTTAGTAGAAATTGATGCCCTAAAACGTAGCACTGAGCAATTGATAGCCTCTAGAGATTACGCCCAAGCAATTGTAGATACCATGCGGGAATCTTTGGTGGTGTTGAGTGTAAATTTAAGGGTGCTGAGTGCAAATCAGTTTTTCTATGAAACATTCCAGGTTGCGCCAGAAGACACAGAACAACGTCTAGTCTATGAAATTGGCAATGGACAATGGAATATTCCCTTGTTGCGATCGCTCCTAGAAGATATTCTCCCCCAGCAAACTCAATTTTACGGTCTGGAAGTTGAGCATGACTTCGAGCAAATCGGACACAAAATTATGCGTCTCAATGCCCGAAAAATGTCTATAGAAGACAACAGAGAAATGATTCTATTGGTGATTGAAGACATCACCCAGCAAAAGCAGCTAGAAGCAGAACGCACACAACTTTTAGCCCAAGAACAATCAGCCCGCAATTCCGCAGAAGCCGCTAACCGCGCCAAAGACGAGTTTCTCTCAGTTCTTTCCCATGAACTGCGAAACCCCCTTAATTCCTTACTGGGTTGGTCACAATTGTTGCAAAGAGATGGTCTTGACAAAGAGATGATCACTCAAGGATTGCAAGCAATAGAACGTAGCGCACAGGCTCAAGCCCATTTAATCACAGATTTACTAGATATTTCCCGTATTAGTTCCGGGAGATTGCGTCTTGATGCTCAACCTGTGGAATTAATTCCTGTAATTGAATCTGCTATTGCAGTGGTTAGTCTTTCCGCAGAAGTCAAAAATATTACCATTGCCACCAGGCTAGATTCTACACCCAAAACTGTAGTCGGTGATGCTACCCGCCTACAGCAAATTATTTGGAATTTACTATCTAACGCCATTAAATTTACCCCAAAAGGCGGAGAAATTGACATCAGTCTCAATTACACTGAACTTCACGCCCAGATTCAAGTCAGTGATAACGGTAAAGGAATCAGTGCTGACTTCCTCCCCTATGTATTTGAGCGATTCCGTCAAGCTGATGGTAGCAGAACCCGTTCAAATCCTGGCTTGGGGTTGGGGCTTTCTATTGTTAGGCATTTAGTAGAACTCCACGGCGGTACAATTGAAGTTGCCAGCCCAGGAGAAGGTCAGGGAACAACTTTTACAGTTACGTTACCTTTGCAAACTAGCCAACCAGAAAATATTGAGGCGATCGCGCCAGCCGCAACAGCATCAACAAATGAGCCAGAATATCCCATAGATAACATTCCCTCCCTGGAAGGCGTGCGGGTACTTGTCGTAGATGACGAACCAGACATCCGCCTATTATTTAAAATCGTCCTGGAGGATCATGGCGCAGAAGTTACACAAGCAGCATCCGTACAAGAAGCACTATCAAAGCTAGCAGAAAACCCAGGGGGATACGACGTACTCTTATCTGACATTGGGCTACCCCAAGAAGACGGTTATGCACTCATTCGTCAAATCAGACAGCTAAGTCCTGAAGCCGGTGGACAAATCCCAGCCGCCGCCCTCACCGCCTATGCTGGATATGCAGAACATCAAAAAGCGGTAACAGCAGGATTCCAAACACACCTTGCTAAACCCGTTGAACCTCCACAATTATTGTCTGTAGTTGCTACATTGGCTGGCAGAATGAATTGA
- a CDS encoding CRISPR-associated protein Csx3, whose translation MSSYKIELKDGILRIGFGEPAQNDQIVRDAAARLEEMTTSGELAGGQLLKINGPISIPVAFVLAHKLAHIYGAVAFYDPKLAKYVVSITHNPAYKLGDLID comes from the coding sequence ATGAGTTCTTACAAAATCGAGTTAAAAGACGGCATTTTAAGGATTGGCTTTGGCGAACCTGCCCAAAATGACCAAATTGTGCGCGATGCGGCTGCAAGGTTAGAGGAGATGACGACATCCGGCGAATTAGCTGGGGGTCAATTACTGAAAATTAACGGGCCGATATCTATACCTGTAGCTTTTGTGTTAGCACATAAACTGGCTCATATCTACGGTGCAGTAGCTTTTTATGATCCCAAATTAGCAAAGTATGTGGTTTCTATTACCCATAATCCTGCGTATAAATTGGGTGATTTAATTGATTAA